A window of Variovorax paradoxus EPS genomic DNA:
GGGCCGCGTGCGGCACCGGATGCGTGCGGCGCTCCAGCACCAGCACCTTCAGGTCGCCGAAGCGCTGCTTCAGCTGGATCGCCAGCGTGAGGCCGGCGAGACCGCCTCCCATGATCACTGCGTCAAACGAATCCAGCGCAGTGTCGGTCATGGTCTCAGTCCTTCGGAGGAGGCCGCAGCTGCAGCCTGAGTGACAGGGTGGGCGAGAGCTGCAGGCCGAACGCCGGTTCGTCCTCGCCTTCGACGTGCGCCAGCGATTCGAACAGGCCGAGCGCCTGCGCCATCGGGTTGATGGCCACCAGCGACTTTGCGGCTTCCGATCGCAGCGGCGTGTAGGTGGCCGCCGCGTCGTCGCCCGCCGCACCGTGGGAGGCCAGCGACCACTGCAGCGCGGCCACGCTGCGCTCGGTGCGCACGGGCGCGATCACCATCGCCACCGCGAGCATGCCGCGGCTTTCGGTCACCGATGTCAGGGCGCCGACGGTGGGCGTGTCGTAGCCCACCAGCAGCACCGGCTCCTGGTCGGCCGCGCATTGCACGGCCGCTTCGAGCAGGCCGGAGGCGAAGCTGTTTTCATAGGCCGACACGGCATTGCTCGCCGCCATGCAGCCCGTGCCGATGGTCCAGTACCCCACGGCCGCGTTGTGCACGGAGTTGTGGAACTTGGTGGGCGAAAGCATCTTCGGATCGCTCGCGAGCGTGCCGCACATGTAGTCGTTGATCGACAGGTCGCCGTGCGCCGAGGCGAACACGCAGGGCACGTCGGCCGCGTTGCGGCCCGAGGCGGCCATGGCGGCGGCGGCCACTTCGAGCGCCAGCGCCACGGTGTCGGGCGCACGGCGGCGCTCGGCCGGGGCCAGCACCTGCGGCGAGGGCCGCTTGGCCGGCGGATCGGCCAGCGCACCTTCGCCGCGGAAGGCCGCGCGCGCGGCGTCCCAGCCGGGGAGGGTCGGCGTCCAGAAGGCCGGGCCTTCGATGTAGAGGGTGGGGGGCATCGGGGGCATCGGGGGCGTCGGGGGCGTCGCTGTCGTGCTCATGCGGCGTCCGCCTTGCCGAACACGAGCGAGCAGTTGTTGCCGCCGAAGCCGAAGGAGTTGGAGAGCGCATAGCGCACCTCGCCGTGTTCGGGTGCGAGCCGGATCTGCGGGCCGAAGCCTTCGTCGATCGTGCGGGTGCCCACCGTGCCCGGCTTCAGGCCGCGTTCGATGGCCAGCAGGCTGATCACCGCCTCGACGATGCCCGCCGCGCCCAGCGTGTGGCCCATGAAGCCCTTGGTCGAACTCGCGTGCGTCGTGGCCGGGAAGCGGCGCGCCACCAGGGCGCCTTCGACCTCGTCGTTCTTCTGGCTCGCGGTGCCGTGCATGTTGATGTAGTCGATCGCCTCGGGCGGAAGGCCCGCGCGCAACAGCGCCTCGTCGAGCGCGCGCTCGGCGCCCAGGCCCTCGGGATGCGGCGTCGACATGTGGTGCGCGTCGCTCGCCTCGCCGTAGCCCAGGAGGCGCAGCGGTGCCGCATCGGCCCCGCCCTGCACGCGCTCGACCAGCGCGAAGCCCGCCGCTTCGCCCAGACTGATGCCGTCGCGTCCGGCATCGAACGGACGGCAGGGCTCCGTCGACACCAGCTCCAGCGAGTTGAAGCCGAACAACACGCTGCCGCAAAGCGTGTCCACGCCGCCGACCACCGCCGCATCGGCCAGGCCCAGGCGGATCAGCCGCTCGGCCGAGGCGAACACCTTGGCGCTCGACGAACAGGCGGTCGAGATCGTCTCGGCCGGGCCTTCGAGGCCGAGCACCTGCCGCACGAACATGGCGAGCGAATGGGGCGTGTGCACCGCGGCGCGGCGCTGGTCCGGCGGGAACATGCCGTTCCCGTCGAGCTGGGTGTAGGCCAGCTCGGTCTCGCCGATGCTCGAGGTCGAGGTGCCCAGGATCAGCGCGACGCGCGAGGCGCCGTACTTCTTGCGCGCGGCGGCCACCGCTTCGAGAAAACCATCGGCCTGCAGGCCCAGCCAGGCGAGCCGGTTGTTGCGGCAGTCCCACGAGGCCAGCGGCTCCGGCAGGCGAACGTCTTCGAGCCCTTCGACGCGGCCGATCCATGTGGGCAGGGGCGCATCGCCGAAGTCGTTGGCACGCAGGCCGCTGCGCGAGTTTTCGAGCGCTTCGGCCAGCGGCGCCTTGCCGACGCCGACGGCCGAGGTGGCCGTGTAGGCGCTGATCTGTAGAGGGGAAATACGGGAGAGCACGATGATTCTTGGAGCTGCGACAAGCGAAAGAACGTCGGTGTGACGACAGGCGTAATTTTCAGGCAATGAATGTCACGCAGCCTACCAGCAGAGCGCCCGGGCCCGCGTCGGCTGTTTCCCATAAGTGCAGCGTAGGGCCACGGCCCTATTGACGGTCGGCGGCGCTTGTGGTCGTCGTGAGGCGCGAGGCCAGCGCGACCAGGAGCAGCACCGGCACGCCCAGCAGCGCGGTGGCGGTGAAGAACTGGCTGTAGCCGTAGGCGTCGACGAAGGCGCCCGAGTAGCCGGCAATGAATTTGGGCAGCAGCAGCATCAGCGAGCTGAACAGGGCGTACTGCGTCGCCGAGTAGCTGATGTTGGTCAGGCTCGACAGGTAGGCGATGAAGGCCGCCGAGGCGATGCCGCCGGCCAGGTTGTCGGCCGAGACCACCGCGATGAGTGCTGTGAGGTCGTGCCCGCGCGAGGCCAGCCAGGCGAACAGCAGGTTGCTCGCGGCACTGAGCACCGCGCCCAGCATCAGCACGCGCATCACGCCCAGGCGCATCGAGAGCACGCCGCCCACGAAGGCGCCCACCAGCGTCATGACCACGCCGTATATCTTGCTGACCGTGGCCACCTCGTCCTTGGTGAAGCCCATGTCCACGTAGAACGGGTTGGCCATGATGCCCATCACCACGTCGCTGATGCGGTAGATGGCGATCAGCGCGAGGATCAGCGCGGCCTGCCACTTGTAGCGGCGGATGAAATCGGCAAAGGGATCGATCAGCACGTTCTGCAGCCACTCGGCCGCGTTCTTCGCCTTGGGCAGCACGAGCCGTACCGGCTCGGGCGACAGCAGCACCGTGAGCACGCCGACGCCCATCGAGGCGGCCATCACGAGGTAGGCGGTTTTCCAGGCGCCGTTCTGGTAGGCCGCCGCGCCGGTGGCGGCGACGGCGGGCGCCACCTCGGCCCAGGCCGCGACCCACAGCACGCCGGCGCCGGCCCAGATCATCGCGAGCCGGTAGCCCGTTTGATACGCGGCGGCGAGCGCGGCTTGCTTGCGCGTCTCGGCCGATTCGATGCGGAACGCGTCCAGCGCGATGTCCTGCGTGGCCGAGCCGAAGGCCACCAGCAGCGCGCACCAGACCAGCGGCGCGAGCCCGTTGCGCGGATCGTTCATCGCCATGCCGACCAGCCCGACGATCACCAGCGCCTGCGCCAGCAGCAGCCAGCCGCGGCGCCGCCCGAGCAGCGTGGTCAGCGGCGGCAGCGGCATCCGGTCGACCAGCGGCGCCCAGACCCACTTGAAGCCGTAGGCCAGGCCCACCCAGCTCAGATAGCCGATGGTGGTGCGGTCGATGCCCGCTTCGCGCAGGCGAAAGCTCAGCGTGCCCAGCACCAGCAACAGCGGCAGCCCGGCCGAGAAGCCCAGCGCCAGCATGCGCAGCGTGGCCGGCTCGAGGTAGACCTTCAGCGTGTCGCGCCAGGACGGTGAGGGGGTGGTGGGGGTTTCGAGCGGCGGAGCGGACATGAGCCCCGGATTGTCCATGAGCCGCCGCGGGAATCGGCCGGCCCGTTTGTCTTCATTTGTTCCTATGATCCGCCCCCTATGTGCACACGATGCGAACGCCCCATTTCCGCCGCCTCGGCCGCTTCCCCGGCCTCGCCCTGGCAGCCGCGAAGAGCCTTCCTGCTGGCCGCGGCCGGTGCGGCCACCACGGCGCTCGGCGGTCCGGCCTTCGCGCAGGTCAACGTCGGCAACGCCTCGGTGGCGCGCAACCTCGTGCCCGCGGACAAGATCGAGGCGGCCGGCGTCCAGCAGTACGGCCAGTTGCTTGCCCAAGCCCGCGCCAAGAACGCGCTCGCCGGCGACAACAACGCGCAACTGCAGCGGCTGCGTGCCATCGCGCAACGGCTCATTCCCTTTGCCACGCCCTGGAACACGCGGGCGCGCGAATGGAAGTGGGAGGTCAACCTGATCGGCAGCAAGCAGATCAACGCCTTCTGCATGCCCGGCGGCAAGATCGCTTTCTTCACCGGCATCCTCGAGCAGCTCAAGCTGAGCGACGACGAGGTCGCGATGGTGATGGGCCACGAGATGGCCCACGCGCTGCGCGAACACGCCCGCGCCCGCATGGCCAAGAGCGCCGGCACCGGTGCGGCGCTGTCGATCGGCGCGCAGCTGCTGGGCCTCGGGCAGGTGGGCGACATCGCGGCGCGCGCCGGCACGCAGCTCATCACGCTCAAGTTCAGCCGCAGCGACGAGACCGAGGCCGACCTCGTGGGGCTCGAACTCGCGGCACGCGCGGGCTACGACCCGAAGGCTTCGGTGTCGCTGTGGAACAAGATGGCGACCGCTTCGAAGAACCAAGGCGGCTTGAGCTTTCTCTCGACGCACCCGAGCGGGACGGACCGGATTGCGAAGCTCGAAGCGAACATCCCGAAGGTGGAGAGCCTCTACCGGAACGCCAAGCGGAGCTGAGTCCGGCTCCCTGCATGACTCCCTCTCCCTCTGGGAGAGGGCGAGGGTGAGGGCAGCGGCCTTCATATAAGAGTTGCGCCTCATCGGCGGCACCTCACCCTCACCCCAACCCTCTCCCCGAGGGGAGAGGGAGCAAATCTCTCCAACCCGGTCTTCAGCACAGCCGTCATTCCGGCTGGCACATTGCTTGCATCTCGACTTGTACACAAGTTTGGATGCCTGAAGATGGTGCATGAATACGACCCGCTGACCGCCGCCGCCTGGATCGCGAAATTCCCGACGCCCGTGGCCGGTGCCGAAACTGCCGACACCCCCGGCGTGACCCTGCCGCTCGCCGGGCTGCGCTTCGCGGTCAAGGACAACATCGACGTGGCCGGCGTGCCCACCACCGCCGCCTGCCCGGCCTTCGACCGCCGCCCGACGGCACACGCGGCCGTGGTGCAGCGGCTGCTCGAAGCCGGTGCGTCGCTGGCCGGCAAGACCAATCTCGACCAGTTCGCCTGCGGCCTGAACGGCACGCGCTCGCCGTATGGCGAGGTGCCCAACGCCTTCGATGCGCGCTACGTTTCCGGCGGTTCCAGCTCCGGTTCGGCGTACGTGGTGGCTGCGGGCGAGGTCGACTTCGCGCTCGGCACCGACACCGCCGGCTCCGGCCGCGTGCCCGCCGGGCTCAACAACATCGTCGGCCTCAAGCCTTCGCGCGGGCTGCTCAGCACCTTCGGCGTGGTGCCGGCTGCGCAGAGCGCGGACTGCGTTTCGATCTTCGCGCGCACCGTGGCGCTGGCCGTCGACGTGATGCTCGCCGCCTCCGGCCACGACCCGCGCGACCCGTACTCGCGCGACATCGCGATGCACCGCAAGCCGCTGCCCGCACGCTTCAACTTCGGCGTGCCCGACACGCTGAGCTTCTTCGGCGACACCGTGGCCGAAGAAGCCTTCCGCGATGCGCAGGCCAAGCTCGTGGCATTGGGCGGCACGGCCGTCACCATTCCCTACGCGCCGCTCGCCGAGGCCGCAGCACTGCTTTATGAAAGCGCACTCGTCGCCGAACGCTACGCCGCCGTGCGCGAGTTCTTCGACGCGCATGCCGACGAGGTGATCGAGCCCGTGCGCAGCATCCTCGCGAGCGGAAAGAAATATGTCGCCGCCGACGTGTTCGACGCGCAGACCCGCCTTCGCGCCATCGCGCAACAGGTCGAGCCGATGTGGCGCGACATCGACGTGCTGCTGGTGCCCACCGCGCCCACGCACTACACGCGCGAAGCCATGCGCGCCGACCCGGTCGTGCTCAACCGCAACCTCGGCGCGTACACCAACTTCGTCAACTTGCTCGACTACGCGGCCCTTTCTGTGCCGAGCAGCCTGCGTGCGGACGGCCTGCCGTTCGGCATCACGCTGATCGGCCCGAGCGGGAGCGATCTCGCACTGGCCGACCTCGGCCAGCGCTATCACCACGCGACCGGCCTTGCGCAAGGCGCGACCGGCCAGCCGCTGCCCGCACCGCGCCCGGTGCCGGGCCTCATGGCACCGGTGCCGCAGACGCTCGCCATCGCCGTGGTCGGCGCGCATCTGTCGGGCATGCCGCTCAATGGCCAGCTCACCGAGCGCGGCGCCACGCTGCTGCGCGCCACGACCACATCGCCGGCCTACCGCCTCTTCGCACTCCCCGGCACCACGCCGCCCAAGCCCGGCCTGCAACGCAGCGCGGAAGGCGGCGCCGCCATCGCGCTCGAAGTGTGGGCCGTGCCCATCGCGCAGGTCGGCAGCTTCCTCGCGCTGATCCCGCCGCCGCTCGGCCTCGGCAGCGTCGAGCTGGCCGACGGCAGCTGGGTCCACGGCTTCATCTGCGAAGGCCATGCGCTGGCCGACGGGCAGGACGTGACCCACCACGGCGGCTGGCGCGCTTACGTCGCGAGCCGCGCCACCACCCCTTCCAACTGACCGACCGATCCAGGAGTCCCGATGAGCACCTTCGACAAATCTTCCGCCTCGCGCCGGCAGTTGCTGCAGGCCGGCATCGGTGCAGCGGGCCTGGCCGTGCTGGCCGCGCCCGCCATCGTGCGTGCACAGGCCGCGCCCAAGCTGCGCATCGGCTACTGGCCCGTGGCCGCCGGCCTGCCGTTCTTCGCGGCGGTGGACCGCGGCTACTTCAAGGAAGCGGGGCTCGACGTGGAGCCGCTCAAGTTCGCCGCCGCGCAACAGATCATGGAAGGCATGCTCGCGGGCCGTTGCGACGGCAGCGCCAACGGCACCGGCTCGGCCAACCTCGCGATCGGCGAGATCGCGCAGCCGGGCCTCTTCAAGATCTTCTGCACCAACCCGAGCAACGCCAAGTTCGTGCTCGACGAGTTCATCGTCGCCAAGGACAGCCCCGTCAAGACCGTGGCCGAACTGGCCGGCAAGAAGGTCGCCTCGGGCCCCGGCATCCAGAACGTCACGCTGTGCAAGACCATGCTGGAGCGCGCCGGCGCCAAGGGCGCGGTGGTGAGCGAGCTGCCCATCGGCCAGCACGTGGCGGCGCTCGCCGCAGGCCAGGTCGATGCCTGCTACACGCTGGAGCCCACCGGCACCGTCGGCCGCATGAACGGCACCACGCGGGTGATCGAGGCGGGCGTCGTCGCCAGGTACATCCTCGGCGACCCGATGGCGCCGTGGCATGGCGGGGCAGCGAGCCTCACCTCCGAGTTCATCAAGAAGAACCCCGAGGTCGCGAAGAAGTACATCGCGGCGTACGCCCGCGGCGTGGAACTGGTGCGCACCAAACCCGACGACGCACGACAGCACATGAAGGGCTACACCGCCATCGAAGGCAAGCTCACCGCCGAAGTGCCGCTCGCCTCGTACATGCTCTACAACGAGTTCAAGCCGAGCGACGTCGCGTACTTCCAGAAGTTCTACGACCTGTTCACCGAGAAAGGCATCTTCGAGAAGAAGGTGCCGGTGGACGCACTTCTCTACAAGGCCTGACCATGGCCGACGCAAGCACGACCACGGCCGCGCCGTGGACCCCGCCGGCCAGCCTCAACGCCGCTGTGCCCAAGCCGCCCCTGCGCGACCGCCTGCTGCCCTTCATTGGCCCAGTCGCTCTCTTCATCGCATGGGACCTGGTGGTGCGCCTGGGCTTCATCAAGCCCATCCTGCTGCCCTCGCCGGCCGACACCATCGCCGCGCTCATCACGGGGCTCGCGGGCGGGCCGCTGCTCACCGACTTCGCGATGACGGTGTGGCGCACGCTGCAGGCCTTTGTCATCGCTGCGGTGGTCGGCGTGCCGCTGGGCGTGCTGCTCGGCAGCAACGAGAAGGCGTACCGCAGCGTCGAGTTCCTGATCGACTTCTTCCGCTCCACGCCATCGTCCGCGCTCATTCCGCTGTTCCTCCTGATCTTCGGCGTGAGCGACGTCAACAAGATCGCCATCGCGGCGTTCGGCGCGCTGCTCATCGTGGTGTTCAACAGCGCCTACGGCGTCATCAATGCGCGCAAGCAACGCGTCATGGCGGCCAAGGTCATGGGCGCCTCGCGCTGGCAGGTCTTCAAGGACGTGCTGATCTGGGAGAGCCTGCAGCCCAGCTTCGTCGGCCTGCGCTCGGCGGTGTCGATGGCGCTGGTGATCGTCATCGTGGCCGAGATGTTCATCGGCTCCGACACCGGCCTCGGCCACCGCATCATCGATGCGCAGCAGGTGCTCAACGTGAAGAGCATGTACGCGGCGATCCTGGCAGCCGGAGCGCTCGGCTACGCGCTCAACATTCTTTTCCTCCTCGCCGAGCGCCGCATCGTGCACTGGAGCGGACGATGAAAGTCACGCAAGACATCGTCATCAACGGCCCGGTGTACGCCGACGTGCCCAAGCCGGTCTTCAAGCCCGGCCCGGCCGGCACGCACATCACCATCCGCGGCCTCACCAAGTACTTCGCGGGCTGGCCGCTGTACGAGAACTTTGACCTCGACATTCCCAAGCACAAGATCGTCTCGGTGTTCGGACCCAACGGCTGCGGAAAGTCCACGCTCATCAACATGATCGCGGGGCTCGTTCCCATCGACGCGGGCGAGATCCTGTTCGATGGCAAGCAGCGCAAGGACACCAAGATCGGCTACGTGTTCCAGAACTACCGCGAGGCGATGTTCCCGTGGATGCGCACCATCGACAACATCGCCTATCCGCTGAAGCTCGAAGGGCGCAGCAAGGCCGAGGTCGATCGGCGCATGGAAGAACTCGTCGCATCGTTCGATGTGAAGTTCGACCTCAAGCGCTTTCCGTATGAGCTCTCGGGCGGCCAGCAGCAGACCGCATCGATCATGCGGGCCCTCGCCCCCAACCCCGAGGTGCTGTTCCTCGACGAACCCTTCTCCGCGCTCGACTTCGAGATGACGCTCTTCATCCGCGAGAAGCTGCAGGAGGTGTTCATGCAGACCGGCACCACGATGCTCCTGGTGTCGCACGATCTCGAAGAGGCCGTGTACCTCGCCGACGAGGTGTTGCTGCTGACCAAGCGGCCCACCAAGGTGGCCGAGATCCTGCGCTACGGCGATGCGCGCCCGCGCACCGTCGAGACGCTGAGCACCGAGAGCTTCGTCGCGACGAAGAAGCTCAGCCTCGACATCTTCCAGCGCGAGGTGCGCCGATGACATTGGAAATCAATATCCCCGAGGTGCACGCCGAAGTCAGCGCCGTGTTCGCGCGCTACGAAGAAGCCCTCGTGACCAACCAGCGCGCCGTGCTCGACGAGCTGTTCTGGAACAGCCCGCACACGCTGCGCTACGGCTTCTCCGAGAACCACTACGGCCACGCCGACATCAGCGCCTTCCGTGCATCGCTGCCGGTGCAGAGCCCGCCGCGCGAGCTGCTGCGCACCGTCATCACCACCTACGGGCACTACTTCGCGACGGCGAACGTCGAGTTCCGGCGCGAAGGCAGCCGCGAGATCGGCCGCCAGAGCCAGACCTGGATCCGCACCGCCGACGGCTGGCGCGTGGCCGCCGCGCACGTGAGCCTGCCCGTCTGAACGGACGGCACATTTTTTGCACTTCATCCTCACCCCTCGAAAGAACGCCATGACAACCCCACTCAATCGTCGCGATTCCCTCAAGTCCCTGGCCGCGCTCGGCGCCGCCGGCACCCTCGGAGGCTGGAGCGCCCTCGCCAGCGCACAAGCCAAGCCGCTTACCGTCGGCGTGATCTACGTCGGCGCGCGCGACGACTACGGCTACAACCAGGCGCACGCCATGGCCGCCGCCGAAATCAAGAAGCTGCCCGGCATCAAGGTGGTCGAGGAAGAAAACGTGCCCGAGACCGCCGCCGTGCAGAAGACCATGGCCGGCATGATTTCGCAGGACGGCGCCAAACTCCTGTTCCCGACCTCGTTCGGCTACTTCGATCCGCACATCCTGGCCGTGGCGCCCAAGTACCCCGACGTGCGCTTCTCGCACTGCGGCGGCCTCTGGACCGAAGGCAAGCACCCGAAGAACGCGGGCAGCTTCTTCGGCTACATCGACGAGTGCCAGTTCCTGAACGGCGTGATCGCCGCGCACATGACCAAGAGCAACAAGATCGCCTTCGTTGCCGCCAAGCCGATTCCGCAGGTGCTGCGCAACATCAACGCCTTCACGCTCGGCGCGCGCTCGGTCAAGCCGAACATCACCTGCAGCGTGATCTTCACCGGCGACTGGTCTATGGCCGTGAAGGAGGCCGAGGCCACCAACAGCCTGGCCGACCAGGGCTGCGACGTGTTCACCATGCACGTCGACGGCCCCAAGGTGGTGGTCGAGACAGCAGCCAAACGCGGCAAGATGGTCTGCGGCTACCACGCGAGCCAGGCCAAGCTCGCGCCCAATGCGTACCTCACCGGCGCCGAGTGGAACTGGCTCACCGCCTACAAGACCGCCATCGAGGCTGCGCAAGCCGGCAAGCCGCATCCCAACTTCCTGCGGGGCGGCCTGAAGGAGGGCTACGTGAAGATGTCCGCCTATGGCCCGATGGTGCCGGACGCCGCGAAGAAGCAGGCCGACGACATCAAGGCCAAGATGATTGCGGGCACCTTCGACATCTTCAAGGACGGCATCAAGGACAACAAGGGCGCGGTCGTGGTGCCGGCCGGCAAGGTGCTGAAGCAGACGGACCTCGAACTTGAAAAGATGAACTATCTCGTCGAAGGCGTCATCGGCCAGGCCTGAGTTCCGAGTTCATGCCCATGCCCATGCCCATGCCTTCGCCCATGCGCAGCGCGCTCAAGGAATTCGCCCTGCCGGTGTTCGCCATCGCGGCGGCGCTGTTGCTGTTCGGCGTGCTCGTGGCCTTCGCCGGCGTCGATCCGGTGGAGGTGTGGGCAACCCTCTTCAAGGGCGCGTTCGGCGACTGGTTCTCGTGGCAGAACACCTTGCAGCGCGCCGCACCGCTGATGCTCACCGCGCTGTGCGTGGCACTGCCGGCGCGTGCGGGGTTGATCGTCATCGGCGGCGAAGGCGCGCTGGTGCTGGGCGGGCTGGCCTGTGCGGCGCTCGCGCATGCGGTGCCGCTGCCCGGCAATGTCGTGGGCACGGCGATCGTTTGCGTCGCGGGTGCGCTCGCCGGTGCGCTGTGGATCGTGCTCGCGGGCTGGCTGCGCCAGTACCGAGGCATCAACGAAACCATCAGCAGCCTGCTGCTGGCCTACATCGCCATCGGCATCTTCAAGCACCTGGTCGAAGGGCCGCTGCGCGACCCGGCGAGCCTGAACAAGCCATCGACCTATGCACTGAACGACGGGCTGCTGATCGGCGGCATCGGCGGATCGGATGTGCACTGGGGCCTGGCGATCGGCGTCGTGGCGTGCCTGGGGCTCGGCTGGTGGCTGCGCGCGACCGCCTCCGGCTTCTCGGTGCGCGTGGTCGGCGGCAATCCGCGCACCGCGCAGCTCGTGGGCCTGCCGGCCACGCGGCTCATTCTCGGCAGCTGTGCATTGGGCGGCGCCTGCGCGGGTCTCGCGGGTGCGGTCGAGGTGGCGGCGGTGCACACCAACGCCAACGCCTCGCTGATTGCGGGGTACGGCTACGCGGGCATCCTCGTGTCGTTCATCGCGCGGCACAACCCGGTGGCCATCGTGCCGGTGGCAATTTTGTTCGGCGGCTTCGGTGCGGCGGGCAGCCTGCTGCAGCGGCGGCTCGGGTTGCCCGATGCGTCGGTGCTGGTGCTGCAGGGCATCGCGTTCGTGCTGATCCTTGCGAGCGAGGGCCTGCGCATGATCGACTGGAAGGCGCTGCGTGCGCGCCTGTTCCGCGCTTCGGGGAGCCCGGCATGACCGCCCTTTTCATGCTCCCTCCCCTTCCGGGGGAGGGCTGGGGTGGGGGCACGACGGCGCTCACTCAACCACGGCGCTTGATCAAGGGCCTGCCCCCATCCCAGCCTTCCCCCGGAAGGGGAAGGAGCAAGAACGGGGAGGTTGCCGCATGACCGCCGATCAATGGATTGCTCTTGTGGCCGGCATCGTCGGCGGCGCGCTGCGCGTGGGTGCACCTTTTCTTTTCGTGAGCCTCGGCGAATGCCTCACCGAGAAATCGGGCCGCATCAACCTCGGTCTCGAAGGCGTGCTGGTGCTGTCGGCGATGGCGGCGTTCGGCGGCGCCTACCTCACCGACTCGGCCTGGCTCGGCGTGCTGATCGGCGCGATGGCCGGGGCCGTGCTCGCGTTGTTGCACGGCCTTCTGTGTTCGCTCGATCGCGTGAACGACGTGGCGACGGGCATCGCGCTGATGCTGCTCGGCACGGGCCTCGCGTTCTATCTCGGCAAACCGCTGATCCAGCCGCAGGCGCCACAGATTCCCGCGATACCGCTGGGCTTCTGGAGCGACAACACGGTGGTGCGCTCGGCGCTGCAGCTCAATGCGCTGGTGCCCATCGGCGTCGCGCTGGCGGTGCTGCTCTGGTGGGGCTTTGCACGCACACGCGCGGGCTTGCTGGTGCGCATGGCCGGCGATTCGGCGCAGGCCACTCGCGCGCTCGGCTACTCGGTCTCGGGCCTGCGCATCGCGGCGACCACGGCGGGCGGCTTCATCGCCGGGCTCGGCGGCGCATCGCTCACGCTGTTCTATCCGGGCAGCTGGAACGAAGGCATCTCCAGCGGCCAGGGCCTGATCGCCGTGGCGCTCGTGATCTTCGCGCGCTGGAGCCCGCTGCGCTGCGTGGGCGCGGCCTTTCTCTTCGGCGGTGCGGGCGCCATCGGGCCCGCGCTGCAGTCCATCGGCATCGGTTGGGGCTATCACCTCTTCAACACCGTGCCGTACGTGCTCACGCTGGTGATCCTGGTGCTCACCTGCAAGCCGGGCAGCGCGGCCATCGGCAGCCCCGGCGAACTGTCATCGACAAGGAACTGAACACCATGAGCGGTCTGGGTGGCCTCAACAAATCGGCGCATGGCGTCGTCGTCGGGCTGGTGCAACTGCAGTTGCCGAACGTGAAGACGCCGGCCGACCTTGCCGCGCAGACGCAGCGCATCTGCGACATGGTGGGAAAGGCGCGCCGCAACCAGTCGACGATGGACCTCGTGGTGTTTCCCGAGTACGCGCTGCACGGCCTCTCGATGGACACCAACCCCGAGATCATGTGCACGCTCGACGGCCCCGAAGTGGCGGCCTTCAAGCGCGCGTGCAT
This region includes:
- the hpxZ gene encoding oxalurate catabolism protein HpxZ, which encodes MTLEINIPEVHAEVSAVFARYEEALVTNQRAVLDELFWNSPHTLRYGFSENHYGHADISAFRASLPVQSPPRELLRTVITTYGHYFATANVEFRREGSREIGRQSQTWIRTADGWRVAAAHVSLPV
- a CDS encoding BMP family ABC transporter substrate-binding protein translates to MTTPLNRRDSLKSLAALGAAGTLGGWSALASAQAKPLTVGVIYVGARDDYGYNQAHAMAAAEIKKLPGIKVVEEENVPETAAVQKTMAGMISQDGAKLLFPTSFGYFDPHILAVAPKYPDVRFSHCGGLWTEGKHPKNAGSFFGYIDECQFLNGVIAAHMTKSNKIAFVAAKPIPQVLRNINAFTLGARSVKPNITCSVIFTGDWSMAVKEAEATNSLADQGCDVFTMHVDGPKVVVETAAKRGKMVCGYHASQAKLAPNAYLTGAEWNWLTAYKTAIEAAQAGKPHPNFLRGGLKEGYVKMSAYGPMVPDAAKKQADDIKAKMIAGTFDIFKDGIKDNKGAVVVPAGKVLKQTDLELEKMNYLVEGVIGQA
- a CDS encoding ABC transporter ATP-binding protein; amino-acid sequence: MKVTQDIVINGPVYADVPKPVFKPGPAGTHITIRGLTKYFAGWPLYENFDLDIPKHKIVSVFGPNGCGKSTLINMIAGLVPIDAGEILFDGKQRKDTKIGYVFQNYREAMFPWMRTIDNIAYPLKLEGRSKAEVDRRMEELVASFDVKFDLKRFPYELSGGQQQTASIMRALAPNPEVLFLDEPFSALDFEMTLFIREKLQEVFMQTGTTMLLVSHDLEEAVYLADEVLLLTKRPTKVAEILRYGDARPRTVETLSTESFVATKKLSLDIFQREVRR
- a CDS encoding ABC transporter permease → MTADQWIALVAGIVGGALRVGAPFLFVSLGECLTEKSGRINLGLEGVLVLSAMAAFGGAYLTDSAWLGVLIGAMAGAVLALLHGLLCSLDRVNDVATGIALMLLGTGLAFYLGKPLIQPQAPQIPAIPLGFWSDNTVVRSALQLNALVPIGVALAVLLWWGFARTRAGLLVRMAGDSAQATRALGYSVSGLRIAATTAGGFIAGLGGASLTLFYPGSWNEGISSGQGLIAVALVIFARWSPLRCVGAAFLFGGAGAIGPALQSIGIGWGYHLFNTVPYVLTLVILVLTCKPGSAAIGSPGELSSTRN
- a CDS encoding ABC transporter permease, whose translation is MADASTTTAAPWTPPASLNAAVPKPPLRDRLLPFIGPVALFIAWDLVVRLGFIKPILLPSPADTIAALITGLAGGPLLTDFAMTVWRTLQAFVIAAVVGVPLGVLLGSNEKAYRSVEFLIDFFRSTPSSALIPLFLLIFGVSDVNKIAIAAFGALLIVVFNSAYGVINARKQRVMAAKVMGASRWQVFKDVLIWESLQPSFVGLRSAVSMALVIVIVAEMFIGSDTGLGHRIIDAQQVLNVKSMYAAILAAGALGYALNILFLLAERRIVHWSGR
- a CDS encoding ABC transporter permease, translating into MRSALKEFALPVFAIAAALLLFGVLVAFAGVDPVEVWATLFKGAFGDWFSWQNTLQRAAPLMLTALCVALPARAGLIVIGGEGALVLGGLACAALAHAVPLPGNVVGTAIVCVAGALAGALWIVLAGWLRQYRGINETISSLLLAYIAIGIFKHLVEGPLRDPASLNKPSTYALNDGLLIGGIGGSDVHWGLAIGVVACLGLGWWLRATASGFSVRVVGGNPRTAQLVGLPATRLILGSCALGGACAGLAGAVEVAAVHTNANASLIAGYGYAGILVSFIARHNPVAIVPVAILFGGFGAAGSLLQRRLGLPDASVLVLQGIAFVLILASEGLRMIDWKALRARLFRASGSPA